A portion of the Chaetodon trifascialis isolate fChaTrf1 chromosome 7, fChaTrf1.hap1, whole genome shotgun sequence genome contains these proteins:
- the trpv6 gene encoding transient receptor potential cation channel subfamily V member 6, which yields MSPSLARSAPSELNHWWSQLRFRLQNKKGWNEMLDETFLLYTKHINDIPLFYAAKKNSVGCIKKLLSCASTNIFERGALGETALHVAVMNDNLDAAVALMDGAPELINEPMTSELFQGVTPLHIAVVNQNINMVHHLISRGGDVATPRVTGLYFRKRIGGLIYYGEHILSFAACAGNEDIISMVIDAGASTRVQDYRGNTVLHILVLQPNKTIACQAIDLIMARDAELDQSVPLDMVPNYRGLTPFKLAAKEGNIVAFQHLVNKRRLIQWSLGPLTSNLYDLTEIDSWADNMSVLELIVGSHQREARGILEVTPVRQLVSLKWNLYGKHYFRLLLLLYLLYIGTFTLCCTYRPLKDAPENYTKSDMDKTIRVQKTLHESYVTYEDNLRLAGEIISVLGAFVILLLEIPDILRVGAKRYFGQTALGGPFHVILISYACLVVLLCVFRACEVQGEAVVMALCLVLGWSNVMFFARGFEMLGPYVIMIQKIIFGDLTKFMWLSFIVLIGFSTSLWMVYMTQEPESIPAYRSFPITLFSQFELSVGLIDLPVDHTIDTPPIVHVLHCTFSVVSYILLLNLLIAMMSDTHWRVAQERDELWRTQVVATTLMLERRLPRCLWPRLGVCGLNYGLRERWYLRVEDRNDPMFQKMRRYIKAFSRDEEKEEKIDAIKGSMSGTPKLRPKNRGGFNNRRSLTGWQMIRHSALGLEMGQEESEEDQDIKYV from the exons ATGTCTCCGTCTCTGGCCAGATCTGCTCCGAGCGAGCTCAACCACTGGTGGAGCCAGCTGAGGTTTCGCCTTCAAAACAAGAAAGGATGGAATGAGATGCTGGATGAGACATTTTTGCTCTACACCAAACA CATAAATGACATCCCTCTGTTCTATGCGGCTAAAAAGAACAGCGTTGGTTGCATCAAGAAACTGCTGAGCTGTGCATCCACAAACATCTTTGAGAGAG GAGCTCTTGGCGAGACGGCCCTTCATGTCGCAGTGATGAATGACAACCTGGACGCCGCCGTGGCCCTGATGGACGGAGCTCCTGAGCTCATCAACGAGCCCATGACCTCCGAGCTCTTCCAAG gTGTTACTCCTCTCCACATCGCTGTGGTGAATCAGAACATCAATATGGTTCATCATCTGATTAGTCGTGGGGGCGATGTGGCTACACCTCGAGTCACCGGTCTGTACTTCAGGAAGAGGATAGGAGGACTCATATACTACG GTGAGCACATCCTGTCGTTTGCTGCGTGTGCTGGAAATGAGGACATTATCTCAATGGTGATCGACGCAGGGGCCAGCACCAGGGTCCAGGATTACCGTG GTAACACAGTGCTTCACATTTTGGTTCTGCAGCCCAACAAGACGATTGCGTGCCAGGCCATTGACCTGATTATGGCACGCGATGCAGAGCTGGACCAGTCGGTGCCACTCGACATGGTGCCCAACTACCGAGGCCTTACACCTTTTAAACTGGCTGCCAAAGAGGGAAACATTGTG GCGTTCCAGCACTTGGTTAATAAAAGGCGTTTAATCCAATGGAGTCTGGGCCCGTTGACCTCTAACCTGTACGACCTGACGGAGATCGACTCATGGGCCGACAACATGTCAGTGCTGGAGCTCATCGTGGGCAGTCACCAGAGAGAG GCCAGAGGGATACTGGAGGTGACCCCTGTGAGGCAGCTGGTTAGTCTGAAGTGGAACCTGTATGGAAAACATTACTTCAG GCTGCTGCTCTTACTGTATCTGCTGTACATCGGGACCTTCACACTGTGTTGTACATATCGCCCTCTAAAGGACGCTCCAGAGAACTACACGAAGTCAGACATGGACAAAACCATCCGAGTCCAGAAAACACTCCAT gAGAGTTATGTGACATATGAGGACAACCTGCGGCTGGCAGGCGAGATCATCAGCGTTCTGGGAGCTTTTGTCATCCTGTTGCTGGAG ATCCCTGATATACTGAGAGTGGGGGCAAAGCGCTATTTTGGCCAGACAGCACTGGGAGGCCCCTTCCATGTGATCCT TATCAGCTACGCCtgcctggtggtgctgctgtgtgtgttcagagccTGCGAGGTGCAGGGAGAGGCTGTGGTGATGGCACTGTGTTTAGTTCTCGGCTGGAGCAACGTCATGTTCTTCGCCCGAGGTTTTGAAATGCTGGGCCCTTATGTCATCATGATACAGAAG ATTATATTTGGAGACCTGACAAAGTTTATGTGGCTGAGTTTCATTGTGCTCATTGGTTTTTCCACCT CCCTGTGGATGGTGTACATGACCCAGGAGCCGGAGTCCATTCCTGCATATCGCTCCTTCCCCATCACCCTCTTCTCCCAGTTTGAGCTCAGTGTGGGCCTCATAGATCTGCCCGTGGACCACACCATCGATACCCCCCCGATCGTCCACGTGCTGCACTGCACCTTCTCCGTGGTCTCCTACATCCTCCTGCTAAACCTACTGATAGCCATGATGAGCGACACACACTGGAGGGTGGCCCAGGAGAGAGACGAGCTCTGGAGGACTCAG GTGGTAGCTACAACTTTGATGCTGGAGAGGAGGCTGCCCCGCTGCCTGTGGCCTCGACTCGGGGTGTGTGGGCTCAACTATGGTCTGAGGGAGCGCTGGTATCTCAG GGTTGAGGACAGAAACGATCCAATGTTTCAAAAGATGCGGCGTTACATCAAAGCTTTCTCCAGAGAcgaggaaaaggaagagaagaTTGATGCAATAAAGGGGTCGATGTCAGGAACCCCAAAGCTCAGACCTAAAAACAGAGGAGGGTTTAACAACAGGAGGTCTCTAACGGGGTGGCAGATGATTCGCCACAGTGCTTTGGGTTTGGAAATGGGGCAGGAAGAGTCGGAGGAAGACCAGGACATTAAATATGTCTAG
- the LOC139333417 gene encoding early activation antigen CD69 isoform X2 has translation MYIKFCRSYGEDKKEEADDNVSPKSKLSVDLDGEKDKQIVGNTRLYRAVCVLLAIISLILLLVIIILGVKLQKGPAECPEREGAVKANRQSPSFTSTCSYEQCQAHLPSIEVKYRSCPQCANGWVTFDGTCFFLSTFRLSWDESQKNCSSRGGSLAVVNDPLFQYFLTKEGKMNYWIGLRKKNNAWTWINNAALQKGYWADDRTEGDCGILNSGDPPEKNWVTASCQAYTYFICQMRL, from the exons ATGTACATCAAATTCTGCCGCAGTTATGGCGAGGATAAAAAAGAGGAAGCCGACGATAATGTGTCACCCAAATCCAAGCTATCTGTTGATCTGGACGGGGAAAAAG acAAACAGATTGTGGGAAACACACGTCTGTACCGTGCGGTGTGTGTGCTCCTCGCAATAATCTCCCTGATCCTGCTGCTGGTCATCATTATCCTCGGTGTGAAAC TCCAGAAAGGACCCGCTGAATGCCCAGAAAGAGAGGGGGCTGTAAAAGCCAACAGGCAAAGTCCTTCATTTACTTCCACCTGCAGCTATGAGCAGTGCCAGGCTCACCTCCCCAGCATTGAAGTCAAAT ATCGCAGCTGTCCGCAGTGTGCTAACGGCTGGGTGACGTTTGACGGGACGTGCTTTTTCCTGTCCACCTTCAGGCTCAGCTGGGATGAGAGCCAGAAGAACTGCAGTTCCAGAGGAGGATCTCTGGCTGTTGTCAACGACCCGCTGTTTCAG TATTTTCTGACCAAGGAGGGCAAAATGAATTACTGGATCGGGCTGAGAAAGAAGAACAACGCATGGACCTGGATCAATAACGCTGCTCTGCAAAAGGG CTATTGGGCAGACGACAGGACAGAGGGGGATTGTGGGATCCTCAACAGTGGAGACCCACCTGAGAAAAACTGGGTGACCGCTTCCTGCCAAGCCTACACCTACTTCATCTGCCAGATGCGGTTGTGA